The following are encoded in a window of Candidatus Fluviicola riflensis genomic DNA:
- the lon gene encoding endopeptidase La has product MKDSFEHSLILSADIDEHADFLPLMSPDEEENMNKEIFPEDLPILPLRNNVLFPGVMIPITVGRDKSIRLIQEAHKGNRIIGVVSQLDQEEEAPEFVDLHKVGTVAQIIRMLKMPDGSSTVIIQGKRRFEIVEPYQTEPYMRAKVRFLVEEMPAKKDAEMDLVFRSIKDLALQIIRDSPNIPSEASFAIGNIESPTFMVNFISSNMNADVNKKQGMLEELNFRKRAKMVMEHLTLESQLLEMRNEIQSKVRQDMDRQQREYFLNQQIRTIQDELGDNPQEQDVRDMETRASKKKWDKKMAKLFKKELDKLQRMNPQGAEYTVQLNYLDTLLDLPWNEFSTDNLDLKRAAKILERDHFGLEKVKERILEYLAVLKLKGDMKSPILCFYGPPGVGKTSLGKSIAEALGRNYVRMSLGGVHDEAEIRGHRKTYIGAMPGRVIQHIKKAGSANPVFVLDEVDKLGRSNHGDPSSALLEVLDPEQNNAFYDNYVETEFDLSKVMFIATANSLSTIQSPLLDRMEIIEVNGYTVEEKIEIGKNHLLPKQLEAHGITKKHLTVDKKTLERIVEQYTNESGVRGLDKQLAKLSRHRAKQVAIEEEYEVKVELDQLQSILGPGREKTRYDNNDVPGVVTGLAWTSVGGDILFIESSLTKGKGKLTLTGNLGDVMKESAIIALEFLKSHSDMLGLTEELFDETNVHIHVPEGATPKDGPSAGITMLTSLASSFSKRKVKKNLAMTGEITLRGEVLPVGGIKEKILAAKRANIKEIILCERNRRDIEEITADYVKGLTFHYVKSMREVLDLALEKAKK; this is encoded by the coding sequence ATGAAAGATTCATTCGAACATAGCCTTATTTTGTCAGCAGATATCGACGAACACGCCGATTTTTTACCCCTCATGTCACCCGACGAAGAGGAAAACATGAACAAAGAAATATTTCCGGAAGACCTGCCAATTTTGCCTTTGCGCAACAATGTGCTGTTTCCCGGAGTAATGATTCCTATTACTGTTGGTCGCGATAAATCCATCCGGTTGATCCAGGAAGCACACAAAGGAAATCGCATTATCGGTGTGGTTTCACAACTTGATCAGGAAGAAGAAGCGCCGGAATTTGTCGATTTACACAAAGTCGGAACGGTTGCCCAAATCATCCGAATGCTGAAAATGCCCGACGGAAGTTCGACTGTAATCATACAGGGAAAACGTCGTTTTGAGATCGTTGAACCGTACCAGACAGAACCGTATATGCGTGCGAAAGTTCGCTTTTTGGTCGAAGAAATGCCGGCAAAAAAAGACGCGGAAATGGATTTGGTATTCCGTTCGATTAAAGACCTGGCGTTACAGATCATCCGCGACAGTCCGAACATTCCTTCAGAAGCTTCGTTTGCCATTGGGAATATCGAAAGTCCGACTTTTATGGTGAATTTCATTTCCTCCAACATGAATGCCGATGTGAACAAAAAACAAGGTATGCTGGAAGAATTGAATTTCCGCAAACGCGCCAAAATGGTGATGGAACACCTGACGCTGGAATCACAGTTGCTCGAAATGCGCAACGAGATTCAGTCAAAAGTGCGCCAGGATATGGATCGCCAGCAGCGTGAATACTTTTTGAATCAGCAGATTCGTACGATCCAGGACGAATTGGGTGATAATCCACAGGAACAGGATGTCCGCGATATGGAAACGCGTGCCTCGAAGAAAAAGTGGGATAAGAAAATGGCCAAATTGTTCAAAAAGGAACTGGACAAATTGCAACGCATGAATCCGCAGGGAGCAGAGTATACGGTTCAATTAAATTACCTCGACACCTTGCTCGATTTGCCATGGAACGAATTCTCCACCGATAATCTCGACCTGAAACGTGCAGCCAAAATTTTGGAACGCGACCATTTCGGACTGGAAAAAGTGAAAGAACGAATTTTGGAATACCTCGCTGTTTTGAAACTCAAAGGCGACATGAAATCACCGATTTTGTGTTTTTACGGTCCTCCGGGAGTTGGTAAAACCTCATTGGGAAAATCGATTGCAGAAGCCTTGGGCAGAAACTACGTGCGTATGTCGCTTGGTGGCGTACACGACGAAGCCGAGATTCGTGGCCATCGGAAAACGTACATCGGAGCAATGCCGGGCCGTGTAATCCAGCACATTAAAAAAGCGGGTTCAGCCAATCCGGTATTCGTACTGGATGAAGTGGATAAATTGGGCAGAAGCAATCATGGTGATCCTTCTTCGGCTTTGCTCGAGGTCTTGGATCCGGAACAAAACAATGCGTTTTACGATAATTATGTTGAAACTGAATTCGACCTTTCAAAAGTGATGTTTATTGCTACGGCGAATAGTTTATCGACCATTCAAAGTCCGCTGCTTGATCGTATGGAAATCATCGAAGTGAACGGTTATACGGTAGAAGAAAAGATCGAAATCGGGAAGAATCACTTGCTGCCGAAACAACTGGAAGCGCACGGAATTACGAAAAAACACCTCACGGTAGATAAGAAAACGTTGGAACGAATCGTGGAGCAATACACCAATGAATCGGGTGTTCGTGGGTTGGACAAACAACTGGCGAAACTATCGCGTCATCGTGCGAAACAAGTGGCTATCGAAGAAGAATACGAAGTAAAAGTGGAATTGGACCAACTGCAGAGTATTTTGGGTCCGGGCCGCGAAAAAACGAGATACGATAACAACGATGTTCCCGGCGTTGTGACAGGTTTAGCCTGGACAAGCGTTGGCGGTGATATTTTGTTTATTGAATCGTCATTGACCAAAGGAAAAGGCAAGCTGACACTCACAGGAAATCTTGGAGATGTGATGAAAGAATCGGCAATAATTGCGCTGGAATTCCTGAAATCTCATTCTGACATGCTGGGGCTGACAGAAGAATTGTTCGACGAAACAAATGTACACATTCACGTTCCGGAAGGAGCAACGCCAAAAGACGGTCCAAGTGCCGGAATTACGATGTTAACGTCGTTGGCATCTTCGTTCAGCAAACGAAAAGTGAAGAAAAACCTGGCGATGACTGGTGAAATCACACTTCGTGGAGAAGTATTACCGGTTGGCGGGATCAAAGAGAAAATTCTAGCTGCCAAACGTGCCAATATCAAGGAAATCATTTTGTGCGAACGCAATCGCAGAGATATAGAAGAAATCACAGCCGATTATGTAAAAGGATTGACATTCCATTATGTCAAATCAATGCGGGAAGTGTTGGATCTGGCGCTGGAGAAAGCGAAGAAATAA
- a CDS encoding glyoxalase, translated as MNQFRYTILYVKDVTTTISFYEKAFGFDRTFISPDNQYGELNTGSTTLSFANLELAHSNLRNGFTESNLDKKPFGMEIGITTKNVDATLKQAIAAGATLLEDPKTKPWGQVVAYARDPDGFLIEICTPMG; from the coding sequence ATGAATCAGTTTCGGTATACCATTTTATATGTGAAAGACGTTACGACAACGATTTCCTTTTACGAAAAGGCTTTCGGGTTTGACCGCACGTTTATTTCGCCTGATAATCAATATGGCGAGTTGAATACAGGTTCCACAACCTTGTCTTTTGCCAACCTGGAATTAGCGCATTCAAACTTACGTAACGGTTTCACGGAAAGCAATTTGGACAAAAAACCATTTGGAATGGAAATTGGGATTACTACTAAAAATGTTGATGCGACCTTAAAACAAGCAATTGCTGCCGGAGCAACATTACTGGAAGATCCAAAAACAAAACCATGGGGACAAGTTGTGGCTTATGCGCGTGATCCGGATGGTTTCCTGATTGAGATTTGTACGCCGATGGGGTGA
- a CDS encoding glucose-1-phosphate thymidylyltransferase, giving the protein MNIILHDNGLHLRFAPLTLTRPVGDLRMGILTNAERWAKWIPEATISFHTESYLAKKFPRVDAPDTVEINATVIPNEELAAAIVCLGEDQQLMMGENWLARRGKASEKVQFTGQDPIVINQRWDLYVLNDEVLVADFFLLTGGRQSQPLSETNTVIGNEALVFLEEGAQVEASVLNTTSGPIYIGADAEIMEGCLVRGPFSLGEHAVLKMGAKIYGATTIGPYCKVGGEVTNSVFQAYSNKGHDGFLGNSLVGEWCNFGADSNTSNLKNNYSTVRSYSYETQTEAETGQQFMGITMGDHSKCGINTMFSTATVVGVSCNIYGGGFPAKFLPSFSWGGADELVSFKLDKAIEAANQMMGRRGLQLTEGDLAIFEELAK; this is encoded by the coding sequence ATGAACATCATCTTGCACGATAACGGTCTACACTTACGCTTTGCACCACTTACGCTTACACGCCCGGTGGGTGATTTGCGCATGGGAATTTTAACCAATGCCGAACGTTGGGCAAAATGGATTCCGGAAGCTACGATTTCGTTTCATACTGAATCCTATTTGGCGAAGAAATTCCCGCGGGTCGACGCTCCGGATACGGTTGAGATCAACGCGACTGTTATTCCCAATGAGGAATTGGCTGCGGCAATTGTTTGTTTAGGTGAAGATCAGCAATTGATGATGGGCGAAAACTGGCTTGCCCGCAGAGGAAAAGCTTCGGAGAAAGTTCAGTTTACCGGACAGGATCCAATCGTCATCAATCAGCGCTGGGATTTGTATGTGCTGAATGATGAAGTTTTGGTGGCCGATTTTTTCCTGCTTACCGGCGGTCGGCAATCACAACCGCTTTCAGAAACAAACACCGTGATTGGTAACGAAGCGCTGGTATTTCTGGAAGAAGGGGCGCAAGTGGAAGCAAGTGTTCTCAATACGACATCAGGACCGATTTACATTGGCGCTGACGCCGAAATCATGGAAGGCTGTTTGGTGCGCGGGCCGTTTTCACTGGGTGAACATGCCGTTTTGAAAATGGGAGCGAAGATCTACGGAGCTACAACGATTGGCCCTTACTGCAAAGTAGGCGGTGAAGTGACCAACTCGGTTTTTCAGGCTTATTCGAACAAAGGACACGATGGTTTCTTAGGAAATTCACTGGTAGGTGAATGGTGTAATTTTGGTGCCGATTCCAATACGTCCAACCTCAAAAACAATTACAGTACTGTTCGTTCGTATTCGTATGAAACGCAAACCGAAGCAGAAACCGGACAGCAATTCATGGGAATCACCATGGGCGATCACAGCAAATGTGGCATCAATACGATGTTCAGTACCGCAACGGTTGTCGGAGTTTCGTGCAATATCTATGGCGGTGGATTCCCAGCAAAATTTCTTCCTTCGTTTTCGTGGGGAGGCGCTGATGAACTGGTTTCGTTTAAACTCGATAAAGCAATCGAAGCTGCCAATCAAATGATGGGACGCAGAGGCTTACAATTAACCGAAGGCGATCTGGCAATTTTTGAGGAATTGGCGAAGTAG
- a CDS encoding sodium:solute symporter has product MTPTLVVIILIAYFAALIFIAYLTSRKADTNTFFTGNRQSPWYLVAFGMIGASLSGVTFISVPGKVASEGMSYFQIVLGYVLGYLVIAKVLMPLYYKLNVTSIYEYLNQRFGIVSYKTGAAFFVLSRTLGSAIRLYLATIVLQLFLFDDLGVDYWVTALTTVALIWVYTFKGGIKTIVYTDTFQTLFLVSAVIICTVIIAQALDVDLTGLYDKITTSKTTNGYSMSRIFFFDDANSPLFFPKQFFGGMFLAIAMTGLDQDLMQKNLTCKSIGDAQKNMYSFTTVLVVTNFLFLLLGGALYVYAQTKGVALPANSDHTFPTLALNNFGTIAGVFFLLGITASSYASADSALAALTTGFCIDFLNFHKREEKQKKRMKLLVHIGFSLVFLLIILGTKWYVDANPKTDLITLILKIASYTYGPLLGLFAFGIFLKRRLTEYLVPFVCVVIPIVCFFISKYSQAMTGAELMPDGTWKGGYIFGNEMLILNGLLTFLGLYAISKPAVPAPSTTILDHA; this is encoded by the coding sequence ATGACTCCAACACTCGTAGTAATTATTCTGATCGCGTATTTCGCAGCCCTTATTTTCATCGCTTACCTGACTTCCAGAAAAGCGGACACGAATACGTTTTTCACCGGGAATCGACAGAGTCCTTGGTATTTGGTGGCTTTCGGAATGATCGGAGCATCGCTTTCAGGTGTAACTTTTATTTCCGTTCCCGGAAAAGTTGCTTCCGAAGGAATGAGTTATTTCCAGATTGTGCTGGGCTATGTCTTAGGTTACCTGGTGATTGCAAAAGTGCTGATGCCGTTGTATTACAAGCTCAATGTAACCTCTATTTACGAATACCTGAACCAGCGTTTCGGGATTGTGAGTTATAAGACCGGTGCCGCTTTTTTTGTACTTTCCCGCACACTCGGTTCTGCTATTCGCTTGTACCTTGCCACGATAGTGCTGCAATTATTTTTGTTTGACGATCTGGGGGTTGATTATTGGGTAACTGCCCTCACAACTGTTGCATTGATTTGGGTTTACACCTTCAAAGGCGGTATCAAAACCATTGTTTATACCGACACGTTTCAAACGCTTTTTTTGGTAAGTGCCGTCATTATTTGTACCGTAATTATTGCGCAGGCACTGGATGTTGATTTAACAGGATTGTATGATAAGATAACGACTTCCAAAACCACAAACGGTTATTCCATGTCGCGCATTTTCTTCTTTGACGATGCCAATTCACCGCTCTTTTTTCCGAAACAATTTTTTGGTGGAATGTTCCTGGCGATTGCAATGACAGGTCTTGACCAGGATTTGATGCAGAAAAACCTTACCTGTAAATCCATCGGCGATGCGCAGAAAAATATGTACTCTTTTACAACAGTACTGGTGGTCACCAATTTTTTATTTTTGCTGCTCGGCGGAGCTTTGTATGTCTACGCTCAAACCAAGGGAGTTGCTTTGCCGGCAAATTCTGACCATACATTTCCTACGTTGGCGTTAAACAATTTCGGGACGATAGCAGGTGTCTTTTTTCTATTGGGAATCACAGCATCATCGTATGCTTCCGCAGACAGCGCATTAGCAGCACTTACAACAGGATTTTGTATCGATTTCCTGAATTTCCATAAGCGCGAGGAAAAGCAGAAAAAACGGATGAAGCTTTTGGTACATATCGGATTTTCCCTGGTGTTTTTATTGATTATTCTCGGAACAAAATGGTATGTGGACGCTAATCCGAAGACCGATCTGATCACATTGATTCTGAAAATCGCAAGTTATACCTACGGACCGTTGTTGGGTTTGTTTGCCTTCGGGATTTTCCTTAAACGTCGCCTGACCGAATACCTGGTTCCGTTTGTATGTGTTGTGATTCCGATAGTTTGTTTTTTCATCAGCAAGTACTCACAAGCAATGACAGGTGCTGAATTAATGCCAGACGGAACCTGGAAAGGTGGTTATATTTTCGGAAACGAAATGCTGATTTTGAATGGATTATTGACTTTCCTGGGCTTGTATGCCATCTCAAAACCAGCTGTACCTGCACCTTCAACAACAATTTTGGATCACGCGTAA